The proteins below come from a single Aegilops tauschii subsp. strangulata cultivar AL8/78 chromosome 6, Aet v6.0, whole genome shotgun sequence genomic window:
- the LOC109757439 gene encoding soluble starch synthase 2-2, chloroplastic/amyloplastic produces MSGYIASSSAAFLLLVASSSSSTSPRRLRSSALRSYGAAGTPLHWARRGFSLDGLVPCRRGSAGESSRQGVSGQRGKLKAAENEDAVSQKAAASAPRLNSSAAEQNGAAGSKSEVDPSAPLSAAASGYWKDVVVAEQVGAKVDTGGDAAEVSSSPVDSKNMGPGPLAGPNVMNVIVVASECAPFCKTGGLGDVVGALPKALARRGHRVMVVIPKYGDYAEARDLGVRKRYKVAGQDSEVSYFHSYIDGVDFVFLEAPPFRHRHNDIYGGERPDVLKRMILFCKAAVEVPWYAPCGGTIYGDGNLVFIANDWHTALLPVYLKAYYRDNGLMQYTRSVLVIHNIAHQGRGPVDDFNIMDLPAHYIDHFKLHDPLGGEHNNVFAAGLKMADRVVTVSHGYMWELKTTEGGWGLHDIINQNDWKLDGIVNGIDTAEWNPAVDVHLHSDDYTNYTRDTLDTGKRQCKAALQRELGLQVRDGVPLIGFIGRLDHQKGVDIIAAAMPWIAQQDVQLVMLGTGRPDLEDMLRRFEGEHRDKVRGWVGFSVRMAHRITAGADVLLMPSLFEPCGLNQLYAMAYGTVPVVHAVGGLRDTVAPFDPFGGTGLGWTFDRADAGRMIDALGHCLNTYWNYKESWRGLQVRGMSQDLSWDHAAELYENVLVKAKYQW; encoded by the exons ATGTCTGGGTACATCGCTTCCTCGTCCGCGGCGTTCCTCTTgctcgtggcctcctcctcctcctccacgtCGCCGCGGCGCCTGCGGAGCAGCGCACTGCGCTCATACGGTGCCGCCGGTACGCCGCTGCATTGGGCGCGGCGAGGATTTTCTCTGGACGGATTGGTGCCGTGCCGCCGCGGCTCAGCAGGGGAGAGCTCGAGGCAGGGAGTCTCTGGGCAGCGCGGCAAGCTCAAG GCTGCTGAAAATGAGGATGCTGTTTCACAAAAAGCAGCTGCATCTGCACCCAGGCTAAACAGTAGCGCTGCAGAGCAAAATGGGGCAGCTGGAAGCAAATCCGAAGTCGACCCGTCAGCTCCTCTCTCGGCGGCGGCATCAGGTTATTGGAAAGACGTCGTTGTCGCTGAACAAGTTGGGGCTAAGGTTGATACCGGTGGAGATGCAGCAGAAGTGTCCAGTTCTCCGGTTGACAGTAAGAACATGGGGCCTGGCCCTTTGGCTGGCCCAAATGTGATGAATGTCATCGTTGTGGCTTCTGAATGTGCTCCTTTCTGTAAAACAG GTGGGCTTGGAGATGTCGTGGGTGCTTTGCCCAAGGCTCTGGCAAGAAGAGGGCATCGTGTTATG GTTGTGATACCAAAGTATGGAGATTACGCAGAAGCTCGTGATCTAGGTGTTCGCAAACGTTACAAGGTAGCTGGCCAG GATTCAGAAGTGAGTTATTTCCACTCTTATATCGATGGAGTTGATTTTGTATTCTTAGAGGCCCCGCCCTTCCGCCACCGGCACAATGATATTTATGGAGGAGAAAGACCG GATGTGCTGAAGCGCATGATTTTGTTCTGCAAGGCTGCTGTCGAG GTTCCTTGGTACGCTCCATGTGGTGGTACTATCTACGGTGATGGCAATTTAGTCTTCATTGCAAACGATTGGCATACTGCACTTCTACCTGTTTATCTAAAGGCGTATTACCGAGACAATGGCCTGATGCAGTATACTCGTTCTGTTCTCGTGATCCATAACATTGCTCATCAG GGACGTGGCCCTGTAGATGACTTCAACATCATGGACTTGCCTGCGCACTACATCGATCACTTCAAACTGCATGATCCCCTTGGTGGCGAGCACAACAACGTGTTCGCTGCTGGCCTGAAGATGGCAGACCGGGTGGTCACCGTCAGCCATGGCTACATGTGGGAGCTGAAGACGACGGAAGGCGGCTGGGGCCTTCACGACATAATAAACCAGAACGACTGGAAACTGGACGGCATCGTGAACGGCATCGACACGGCCGAGTGGAACCCCGCGGTCGACGTGCACCTGCACTCCGACGACTACACCAACTACACCCGAGACACGCTGGACACCGGCAAGCGGCAGTGCAAGGCGGCCCTGCAGCGCGAGCTGGGCCTGCAGGTGCGCGACGGCGTGCCGCTCATCGGGTTCATCGGGCGGCTGGACCACCAGAAGGGCGTGGACATCATCGCGGCGGCGATGCCGTGGATCGCGCAGCAGGACGTGCAGCTCGTGATGCTGGGCACGGGGCGGCCGGACCTGGAGGACATGCTGCGGCGGTTCGAGGGGGAGCACCGGGACAAGGTGCGCGGGTGGGTGGGGTTCTCGGTGCGGATGGCGCACCGGATCACGGCGGGCGCGGACGTCCTGCTGATGCCGTCGCTGTTCGAGCCGTGCGGGCTGAACCAGCTGTACGCGATGGCGTACGGGACCGTGCCCGTGGTGCACGCCGTCGGCGGGCTCCGGGACACGGTGGCGCCGTTCGACCCGTTCGGCGGCACCGGGCTGGGGTGGACGTTCGACCGCGCGGACGCCGGCAGGATGATCGACGCGCTCGGGCACTGCCTCAACACGTACTGGAACTACAAGGAGAGCTGGAGGGGCCTGCAGGTCCGCGGAATGTCTCAGGACCTCAGCTGGGACCACGCCGCCGAGCTCTACGAGAATGTCCTCGTCAAGGCCAAGTACCAGTGGTGA